CGGTTCAGGTCGCGACATCGAAGTCAGAGTGTTCCAGACCGCTATCGCCAAGCTCACGCCCTATGCGGGCCCCGAATTCAAACTGACCGGCGATGCCGCCGAAGTCTTGTCCGAAAATCTACGTCTCTGGGACCTGCTGACAGTCGACCTGGCGCATCCCGATAATGAGACCGCTCCGCAGCTGGCCAGCCAGCTCCTGACACTCGCACGGTTCGTCCGGTATCATACGCATACGCTTTATACCGGCAGTGGTACGGTCGATATTCTGCTCGAAATCAACACGGCAATTCTGCAAGGCCTGCTCGGCAGGCCGGGTCAGGTCGCTGACGCGCAGTCTGCGGCATAGGGGAATATTATGGCCGGTCTGCTTATCAGTCTGAAACCGAACGAAAAGTTTCTGGTCAATGGCGCCCTTCTGTC
This genomic window from Algimonas porphyrae contains:
- a CDS encoding flagellar biosynthesis regulator FlaF → MALMTSHAFNAQSAYGNMGQATGSGRDIEVRVFQTAIAKLTPYAGPEFKLTGDAAEVLSENLRLWDLLTVDLAHPDNETAPQLASQLLTLARFVRYHTHTLYTGSGTVDILLEINTAILQGLLGRPGQVADAQSAA